A stretch of DNA from Methanobacterium sp. Maddingley MBC34:
TGATGAGATCATGAAATCACAGGAAGTCACCCTGGAAGGTGAGAAACTGCGACACTCCGCACCCCTGGCAGTATGTACATTGTGTGTGGGGGAGACCAAGGTTAACAAGAAATATCACAGGGGGATCCTGCGTCGAATCGATGGATTCCAGAGTTATGAAGGAGAATAGTCAATCATAATCTATTATATATAATTTATTATCAAATTATTAATTATAAGGTGTTATATAATGAGTAAAGTTCCCATTGATATTGCTCAAAAAAACAAAATTTTAATGTTGCTTCCAGGTTACAACTGCGGTATCTGCGGATATGCACGTTGTGATGAATTTGCAGGAGCACTATTAAGGAAACGAGCACCACTTGAAAAGTGTCGTTTCATGTATCAGGAGATTTTTCAGGATGATCTGGTCAAACTTCAGGAATTACTAAAGGAAACTAAAATAATACCTGAAAAAGAGAAAATTGTTGGGGTTTTAGATGGGTACGAGGCAGATATCATACTCAAACCTCTTCCAGAGGAAGAATCATGCAGAGAAACCCTCTACCCATTCACCAGAGAAGAAATAAAGCAGGGTGAAATCATAAGATACCGTCCTCTAGGCTGTCCAATTATTCACTTTGCCAAAGTTCTGGATGAAAACCACGGTTTAATCACAGTTCACATGATTGGCCCCTGCCATCGCCTGGATTCAGAGGCTGACTTCGACTATAAAGAGATAGGAGTCTGTATGGTGGGTGGATTTGAGGGATTGATAGAGGGTGAACTCCCCAGAGTGGGTGAAACAGTCCGTTTTCTGCCGTACCACTGTATGATGCAGAAAGTTCACTCCGGTGTAGTGGTCCAACTGGAAGGTAGAAGAGCAATCATTGAGGGTATCGACCTTAAGGTATGGGCACCCCCAGTTAAGGGATAAAATACTATTATCAACAAAAAAATCCACAACTATTCTCCCAACTTTAAATTTCTCTTTCCTTATTTTATTGATATCATGAACCATAAAAACCATGAATCTTATCAAAACCATGAATATATGGAGTATTCTGAAGGAAAAAATAGTTACAAGTTAATAGCCATTAACACAGGTTACATTAAACCTGGAGAACCCTATGATGTTATTCTTGAAAATGCTATAAATCTCCTGGAGGATGGGGATTTTTTAGTAATCTCCGAAACACCTTTAGCTGTATCTCAGGGGAGGCTTGTTGACGAAGCTGAATTTAAACCCTCAATCAGTGCATTTATCCTGGCAGATGTGTGGTCCAAATATTTATGGGGTTATATATTTGGCCCGTTAATGGGTATTAAAAAAAGAACCATCAAAAACCTCCGAAAACTTCCCCCTGAGGCTCGTTCCCATAAAGAGGTTATATTACAGCATTATGGTTGGAAACACGCTTTGAAACCAGCTTCTGAGGCAGGTGTGGATCTGAGCAATGCACCCGGGAGTTACGTCTCATTGTTACCGGATGATCCACAGGGCCTTTCAGAGGAAATATCCCTGAAAATCCAACGTATATCTGGTAAAAATGTAACTGTGATGATCATCGACACTGATGCAACTTACAAAATTGGGAAAACAATATTTACATCCCTCCCAATTTCCATAGCTGAGATCAAGAATAATTGGGGAATGTTTGGATATTTATTAGGTCGATTGGGGCACATAGTAGGTCCCACTCCACTGGGTGTTTCCCAGGAGCATAACATTGACAAAATTCTTCAAATCGCCAGGGCAGCCGAAGAATACCAGAAAATTCATGAAAACAATATGGAAACAGTATATGATATGCAAAAACTACTTGAGGGAGATGTTAATACCATAACTATAGATATGCTTGATTCAATAACTCACACACCTGCGGTGATAGTTCGAAAGTATGATAAATAATTTTTAAACTCTTTATTAAAGATAGGTTAAAGTTGATTTTGGTTATTAGGATGGGCTATTAAAAAAATATAAATACTATCTTGGTCCATATAGATAGTTAACCCAAGATATTTTTAACACCCATATACATAGCTCTATTTCAATGAACACTAGCTAAAGTGGTTATTGTTAATAACACAAGGGGTCTTTTAGGGGCGGAGAGAACCATTTTAGTTTTTCAAATTTAGGCGGCTAATTCACACCAAGGCGGGTGATATTTAATTAGCATGGCTTGGTTTGACCTATCCATTTTATGGTTGATTTCTTTCTCTCCATGTGAGGAGATTAAATGCTTAAACTTAATGATCCGGAAATACAAGAGCTGCTAAAAATGTCAAAACATGAAGGAGGAAACGCGATGCTTGCAGATCCTAACGTGCAGGAGATTCTCATTGATGTTACTAAAGATGATGAGAATAGCATCCCTATTATTCAATGTTTATTGAATGGTAAAACAACCGATGAGGAAATTGCAGAAGAAACTGAAATTCGACTTAACATTGTAAGAAGAATACTCTATAAATTATACGATGCAGGTGTGGCCAGTTACAAGAGAAGTAAGGATCCTGAAACTCAATGGTATACTTACAGTTGGAAATTTGAAGAAGAGAAGATCGCGGAGATTATATCAGAGAAATTTGAAAAATTCTCCCGTGAAATTCATCAATCTCTGGAATATGAAGAAGATAACATGTTTTTTGTCTGTCCCAATGGGTGTCGATATAACTTTGAAGAAGCTTCTGAAAGAAACTTCATATGCCCTGACTGCAATACTAACATGGAGTTCCAGGATAATTCCTCAATCATAACGGAATTAAAGGAATTAAAGGAAAAAATGAGTTAATAATTTTCCTAATTCCATTCCTTAAATATTTTAAATGTAAAATGTATTTCCCGGATGCAAATTCTTATCTAGGGTAACACTATTCAAATCCAATTTAAACCAATATGCATTTTAAAAAAAGTCACAGACACTTAAGGTCACAGACAATTTAAATATATACTTGAAAATTTTATGGGTAATGATTTTTTTGCGCATATAAAAATTTTATTCCACCAAAACCATGGGTGAATACTTGATTTTAAATAAATATCCCTCTTCCAATATTTTAAAAGAATTTGATTGTCCTTTTTTCGTGATTGAACACTCCCAGGCAGTCCTTTCAAGGGCAATTAAGTTGGTAACAGATTTTGAATTGGATGTGGACCTGGATCTGGTTAAAACAGGAGCCATTCTCCATGATGTTGGTCGTTCCAGGACCCATGGAATAGATCATGCCATTGTTGGGGCAGAAATACTCAAAAACAGGGAATTTCCCCCGGAAGTGGTTAACATTGTGGAAAGGCACATTGGGGCAGGAATTACTAAAAAAGAAGCTTTAAGTTTAGGATTGCCCCCTAAGGATTATATTCCCATTACTTTAGAGGAAAAATTGGTGGCACATGCTGACAACCTCATACACGGCACTCAAGAGGTTAATTTAGATTTTGTAATAAAAAAATGGAAGAAAAACCTGGGAGAAAACCATCCATCCATACCTAAAATCATAAAACTACACTATGAAATTACGGGGGCCAAGTTCCAGTTACCAAAATCTAGAATAAGATCCCAATAGGATAAAAGATCCCAATTTGGTTAAATTTCACTTTAAATTTTCATTAACTACTCATTAATTTAAGTATAATTCTATTTACGCATATATGTAATTTTATTTTCGTATAATGGCTTTGCTATTTGGTTTTATTCATTATATTATACTAGATTAATATGATGTCTAATAAATAGAGGACTATATCTATCTTGATTAAGCGTGTATTATTATAATTTAGAATATAAGAATTAGTGTATAAAAAATATAATGAGACAGATATTGTTCTGTATTTCTAAAAAATGTATAATTTCTAAAAAGTATATTTATTGGGTGGTAATTTGGATAAAAAAAGAATTGTAGTATTTATAGGACCTTCACTCCCATTAAAAGAGGCACAAAAAATTTTGGATGCTGAGTATCATCCTCCTGTGGCAAGAGATGATGTTGCTATTCTTCTAAACGATCCTCCAGATATCATCGGGATAATTGATGGTGTTTTTTATCAGCAGCCTGCTGTTTCCCACCGGGAAATACTTAAGGCACTGGAAGCTGGCATCACAGTGGTGGGTGGGTCCAGTATGGGGGCTCTTAGATCAGCAGAACTGGACTATGCTGGTATGATTGGAATCGGAACTGTTTACCAGAAGTATCGGGATGGAGTAATAGAATCGGATGATGATGTGGCTATTGTTTTCAATCCAGTAACCCATGAATTACTCTGTGAAGCCCTGGTGAGTATGAATCACAACTTCCAGATGGCAGAAAAAGAAGGTATAATCACCTCTGAGGATGTTGAAACCCTGTACCAAACTGCTAAAAATATTTATTATCCTCAAAGAACGTATCCTCGTGTTTTGAAGGATTCTAACTTGGGAGAAGATAAGATTCACGAACTTGAAGTTTTTTTAGACAATAACCAGATCGATGTTAAGGCAGAGGATGCCCGAAAAGTGTTAGAGTACCTTAAAAAAATGGTTTAAATTTCCGTAAAAATGTTTTTCATACCATTTTCGTGTTTTTAATACATTCTCGTGGAATATTAATGTTTAATCAAGTCATTCTACTCAAGTCTTTCTATTCAAATCATTTTCTACTCAAGTCATCACTCAAATATGATTGGACACATATAATGTATTAGACCAATTAATTGATTGGATCATGTATTGGAATTAATTGAGTAATAATTGTATTGGATTTGACGTTTTTAGTAGACTTAGCATTGTATGAATTAATTATAATTATTGGAGTAACTATTCGAGAATAATATTAGGGAGAATAATATTAGGATTAAAGTGGTATTTTATGGATATAAAAGGAAAGATGGATAGATTAAGGGACTATCTTCACGGAAAAAAGGTGGTTGTTGCATTTTCTGGGGGAGCAGACAGTACACTACTGGCTTGGCTTGCCAAAGAAGAGGCAAAGGATGCAATGGCGGTTACTGTGGATAATGGTGTTATGCCTGCAGAATGTGTCCAGAATGCAGAACAGATCGCCCAAAAAATAGGGATCAAACATCTGGTCGTGCGTGAAAACTTTCTAGAAGATCTTGCATTTGAAATAAACCCTCCTAACCGGTGTTATGTATGTAAGATGAAAATGCACCAGAGACTGGAAAAAATAGCAAAGAAAGGGCATTATGATGCGGTGGTTGATGGCACTAACATCAGTGATCTGATGGAGGATAGGCCTGGAATAATGGTTAACATAGAAAAAAACGTTAAAACACCCCTTGTAAAATCAGGATTCACGTCCCCTGATGTGAAAGAAGTTTTAAAGCAGAATAATATGGATTATAATCCATCTACCACCTGTTTTGCCACCAGGATCCCCACCGGAAAAGCAATCACTTCCAAGAAGATCAACCGCATAAGCTATGCTGAAAATCTCATCAAAAACCTCACAGGTCTTGAGGTGGTCCGGGTGAGAGATGATGATGGAATGGCCCGTATTGAAGTTCAAAATGTTGATAAACTTATTGACCGTGGATTACTGCATCACTTGGATTTAGAACTTAAGGCAGTGGGTTTTAGGAGAGTAACTCTAGATATCAGTGGGCACGATGATTCGAAAGATCAAATGATGATCTATAAACCATGTAAAGGTGACAAAAATAAGATAATGTTCGAAACAGAACTTCCTTACCATTTTAACATTTCGGAAACCTGCCTTGAACTGGAAACCCTGGGTAAAGTTAAGTGTTCCAAGGAGATGGGCATAGTCATGCTGGAGATTGAAGGTACAAACTTCACTCTATTTGCCAATGGAAAAATCGTCGCCCGTAAAGTTAGAGGTCCTAAAGAGGCTCAAGAGTTACTGTTTAAGGTACTACCGTGTTTGCGGAGGCAAATAACGAATTTAAATAATTTTGATTAAATAATTTTGATAAAAAGATTTCTGAGGTATGAAAAGGTATTGTAAAGAGATAGTTAGTATAAAGAAATATTTGGTGTATAAGATATTGGCGGTGTGAAAATATTGGCTGTTAAAATAGATATCTCTTGACATATATATTCTATCAAATTTCTTTATGTACGTTCTCTTTAACTTTACGCCGAAATGCAGTGAGTTTTTTGAAAAATCCTCTATCATCGTTTCCAGAGAGGACGATGATATCTCCTTCTACTTCCAGTACTTCACCATCAGCTTCTATGTTCTCGATCTCAACCATGATCTCGGAAGCATCTTTAAGAATGTCATTGGCAGTGTAAGAATAATCTATAACCATTGTTTCGTGGGGATGAACTTCTTGCAGGGCTCTTTTAATTGTCAATTCAAGTATCTGGAAGAATGTTTCCAGTTGAGGGGCCCCTTCCCACCACATGGTGGCCATAATGAATCTAAGATTGATGTCCTGCAGGGAGACTTCCCCTCCTTTTTTACCAACGATACGGATAATTTCAGGATCAGCTTTTATTTTAATAATTGGTTTTACTATAGGAGTTGTTTCTGACATTTTAATCAATATGTTTGTTTGAGTGTTTATTTATTGGATAATAAAAAAATACAATTAAAAAATTAATTATAAATCAACTATGAATTAATTAATCAATTTTTTTTAATCAATAATTGATTTAATGAGGTCACCGGCCCTTACCAGTCCAACCAGTTCTCCTTCTACATCAATAACTGGCATCTGTTCAATATTCCTTTGCCTCATTTTATTGGCACAATCCTTGACTGGAGTCTTGGTGGTAACTATAGCCAGGTCACTGGTAGCCACGTCTCGCACTTCCTTATCAGAGAATTGTAAATGGTTTTTAAAAACATAGAGTACGTTTGTACTATCCCATGACCATTTATCCCCTTCAGTACCCACAGAAGTATTGTGTACGGTTTGTTCGGATACCACTTCACTTTCTTCCAGGAAATCGGTTTCAGTTAATATTCCTGAAGGTTTTCCTTCGTTGTTAAGGGCTAGTAGTACCTTAAGGTTGAAGTAACGCATTATGGAGAATGCAACATTCAGGGGAGTTCTCTCCCAGGTGGTTGGTACATTAAGAAGTATGTAGTTTTCAGCAGGGTCATTAAGATCCATCTTCCACAATGCCTTGTTAATGAGGTCTGATGCGGTGACTAAACCTACTAACTCTTCATTATCCACTACAGGAACTCTTCTAATATTGTTTTCAACCATTTTTTTGGCTGCGTCTCTTATATCGTCATCAGGGGCTACAGTTATCATTTCCCTGGTCATTATCAGGGCAATTTGCTCTTCATCGGGGTTTTCCACCAGATCAGTTCTGGTGAGTATACCGACCAATGTTTTTGTGCCCTTTTTTACCACAGGTAAACCTGATACATTGTTTTTTCTCATGATTTCCAGTGCATTGGCACGATTCCCAGGTACTTGAATGTAGTGTATTTCCTCTGACATTATGTCCTTTATCTGCATTGTCTCACCAGCTGTTAGCTGAATTAAAAGAAATATAAAAAATAGAATTATTTTTTAGTGAACGGCTAAGACCGGGCATTTTGCGGATCTAACCACTTTTTCAGTTACACTGCCCAGTAAAAATCGGTCTAAACCATGTTTTCCTGATGTTCCCATGACTACCAGATCCACATCTTCCTTTTCCACAGTTTTTAATATGGCATCAGCAGGGGATCCTTCCTCAGTTTTAAGGGTTATTTGGATATCTTCTATTTTGAGTTCCTTTTCTTCCTCAGTAACCATTTCTGAAATTCTTTCCAGGGATCTTCTCCCTTCTTCTTTAAGCATCTCTTTGATTCTTACAATGAGGTCTTCTGCAGGAAGCCCCACAAGTGAGGATGTTTCAATCACATTTAAAACGATAATTTCAGCGCCGCTTTTGCTTGCTATCCAGATGGCGTGCTCAGCTGCTTTTTCAGCAAATTTTGAGCCATCGGTAGGCAATAATATTTTCTGGTACATAGTTTCACCTAAGGTATACTAAGTTACCATCTGTCATGAGACCTATTATGTTTTTCGATTCAGTGCGGTTAATCAGGGACAGTATGGGATTATTTGATAACTGTTCCACCATCATGATATCTGCCAGCATACCCTCTTGGATACATCCAATGTTGAGGTTCAGGGCAGAACTAGCATTGACAGTAGCCATCTTCAGGATCTCTACAGGGGGGAAATATTCCCTGTAATATCCCCTGGTAACTTTCAGAGCGTATTCCATTTCCCTGAACATGTTGGGTGAATTGAACATCAGGTTATCTGTGCCCAGGAGAAGGTTAATTCCCTTATCCCACATTTCTTTTATGGGAGGTATTCCAACAGAAAGAGCACCATTGGAACGCGGACAGCAGACAACAGATTTATTTGTTTCTGTCAGAATGTCCAGATCTAAGTTAAGTGGGGCTGTGACATGGATCAGAATATCAAAACCCGCTTCCAGGGCCCTTTGAACTTCGGTTTTACCTGTGGTCTTAATTGAGTTCTGTTGTACTTCTTCGTATTCTGCAGTATGAATTGCCGCCAGCTTACCCTCACTGGAACATGTCCTGGTAATGATTTTCACCACATCTTCGCTTAGCTCAGCAAAACCACTTAAACCAACACCATCTGCCGATTCAAGGAGTTTTTGAGCGTTTTTTCTTATTTCCGATCCCAACTCAGGACTTAGAGGATGGGGGAAGGGTTGGAAAAATGAATCATGACGTCCCAGAATCACCTTGCGCAGGGGAATATCTTCACCTGCCTTTTCAAGTAGAGATATTCCATTAACTCCTCCTTCCCTGAAATCAACTATGGTACTGGTTCCGGTGTCCAGCATTTCATTGAGGGAACTTCGCATGGAGTTTATAATATCCTGGGGATTTGCACTATTAAGTAGCTGGTGTTTCAGGCCGTTTGGTGGTTTGACAATTTTTTCAATGGACTCTCCGTCACCAATATCTTTGACCACTGAGTCTCCCATGTGCACATGGCTGTTAATTAATGATGGGGAAACAATACAACCTTTAGCATTTATTTCCTTACCTCCAGATGCATTGGGAGAAACTTCCACAATGAGATTATCTTCAATCAGAATATTTGCTTGTGTTGGCTCCATCTGGGGACCATAAAGTACCAGGCCATTTTTGATGTTAAGCATACAGGGGAAAGTATGTTCATGGAGATATTTAATCCTTTGATAAATTATCTTTGAGTTAATTATCTTATTGAAAATCAATCTTATTGAAAATCATTTTAAAAGAAAATTTTATCATATTTAATATTGAATTCAAACTTCTATTTATAAGAAGAAACTTTTAAAAAAATTTAAAAAAAAAGAATTTTTTAAATAGTTTTAAAATATTTAAAAATTAAGCAGTTCCATGGTATTCATTAAGAGATTTAACTCCAATTTTCCCTTTTTCAACATTTTCAATGGCGTTTAAAGCTGCTCTTGCCCCTGCCAGTGTGGTCACGTAAGGTATTGCCAGTTCAACTGCCATTCTCCTGATGTAGTATCCGTCGTCTGCAGATTGTTTGCCTGAGGGGGTGTTGATGATCATGGCCACTTCCTTGTTAAGGATGGCATCCTGTATATTCGGTGAACCCTGACTGATTTTGCGTATGATTTCTATATCCACCTGGTCCTGAACTGCAAGGGCAGTTCCCCTTGTTGCAATTAGTTTAAAACCAAGTTCTTTGGCTTTTTGTGCTATGTCCAAAATTTTATCCTTATCTGCATCACGAACACTTATGAATATGGTGCCTTTCTGGGGTAGTTCCATTCCTGCTGAAAGCTGTGCCTTATAGTAGGACACTCCGAAGTTTTCATCAATCCCCATGCTTTCCCCAGTTGATTTCATCTCCGGTCCCAGGATAGAATCTGCTTCAGGGAGTTTTATGAATGGGAAGATAGATTCTTTAACCGCCACATGATTTATTTTCACTTCATCACGCAGTCCGAAATCTTTGAGTTTTTTACCCATCATTAATTCCGCTGCGATTTTGGCAAGGGGCACACCCACTGCTTTACTCACGAATGGAACGGTCCGGCTCGCCCGGGGGTTTGCTTCTAAGATGTAAACTATGGGATTATCTTCATCCATTTTAAATGCGTACTGGATGTTCATGAGCCCCACCACATCCAGTTCCAGTGCCAGTTTGGTGGTGTAATCCTTGATGGTTTTCAGGATATCTTTAGAAAGACTTTGTGGGGGTATAACACAGGCAGAGTCTCCGGAGTGCACACCGGCTTCTTCAATGTGTTCCATTATTCCTCCAATGAAAACTTCTTTTCCATCTGAGAGGGCATCCACATCTATCTCAATGGCATCTTCCAGGAATTTATCCACCAATATAGGGTGTTCTGGTGATATGCGTACTGCTTCGGTCATGTATTCCCTGAGTTCATCGTCATCATAGACGATCTGCATGGCTCGACCACCCAGAACATAGGAGGGTCGCACCAGTACCGGGAATCCAATTCGTTCTGCTACTTTACGGGCATCTTCAAAGGAATGGGCAATACCATAATCTGCCTGAGGTATTTCCAGTTTATTTAAAACTTCAGTGAACCTTTCCCTGTCTTCAACCCGATCAATACTTTCGTGTGGTGTTCCCAGGATACGTACTCCTTCCATGGCCAGGGGAACTGCCAGGTTAATGGAAGTCTGACCTCCAAACTGCACCACCACTCCGTAGGGGTTTTCCTTATTGATGATGGCCAAAACATCTTCCAGGGTGAGTGGTTCGAAGTAGAGTTTACTGGAGATATCGTAATCAGTACTGACTGTTTCCGGGTTGTTGTTAATGATAATGGTCTCAATACCAGTATCTTTAAGAGCCATAGCAGCATGAACACAACAGTAATCAAATTCAATACCCTGACCAATCCTGATAGGGCCGGCACCAATTATTATAACTTTTTTCTCATCAGAAACAGTAACTTCATCTTCTTCTTCATAACAACCATAGTAATAAGGAGTTTTGGCTTCGAATTCTGCTGCACAAGTGTCAACCATTTTATAGGAAGGAATTATTCCTTCTTTTTCCCTGGCCTTTCGGATGCTATCTTCCTCCAGGCCGGTGATTTGGGATATTTTACGGTCTGAAAAGCCCATTTTCTTGGTTTTACGCATTACATCTGGTTGAAGAATTGTTTCGGAGTTTATATGTTTTTCCCACTCAACTATGTTCAGTATTTTATGTAAGAAGAAAGGATCAATCTGGGTTATGTCCAGGATTTCCTTAACAGTCATCCCTGACTTTAATGCACTGTAAACTTGGAACAAACGCTCATCAGTGGCATTTTTAAGTTTTTCTTCATTAAATTCTACAGTATCAAACCCGAAGCTTCCCACATCCAGACTGCGGATTGCTTTGTGTAAGGATTCCTCCAGGGTGCGGCCGATGGCCATGACTTCACCTGTGGATTTCATCTGAATCCCTATTTCGCGGCTGATGCCTTTGAACTTGTCGAATGGCCAGCGGGGTATTTTAGTAATGATATAATCCAGGCTGGGCTCGAAGGATGCAGGTGTTTCCTTGGTGATGTCATTTTGAATCTCATCCAGGGTCATGCCCACTGCAATCTTGGAGGAGATCTTGGCAATAGGGTATCCAGTGGCCTTTGAAGCCAGGGCACTACTCCTACTTACCCTGGGATTAACTTCAATGACCTTGTATTCTCCGGTGATGGGGTGTACTGCGAACTGTATGTTACAGCCGCCCTGTATCTCCAGGGCACGTATGATTTTGATGGAAGCATTCCTGAGGCGCTGGTTATCCACATCAGACAGGGTCTGGGAAGGAGCCACCACAATACTCTCCCCAGTGTGAATTCCCATGGGATCCAGGTTTTCCATGTTACACACAATGATACAAGTATCATTTTTGTCCCTCATTACCTCGTACTCAAATTCTTTCCAGCCCATCACTGACTGGTCAATGAGTACTTGATTGATGTAGCTCATATCCAGTCCTCTGGTGGCGATTTCTTCCAGTTCCTGCTGGTTATGGGCAACTCCCCCTCCAGTTCCACCCAGGGTAAAAGCAGGTCTGACAATAACCGGGTATCCTATTTCCTTGACCGCTAGCAGTGCATCTTCTAAAGTGGACACTGCCTTGGCTTTTGGAACCGGTTCATTGAGTTCTTTCATGAAATGATCGAAAAGATCCCGATCCTCCACGTTTTTAATGGTCTGGACTGATGAGCCAATTACTTTGACTCCTTCCAGAGCACCGATCTTTTCCAGTCCAGTGGCAACGTTCAAACCAGTCTGTCCACCCATGGTAGGAAGAACTGCATCTGGCTTTTCTTTTCTGATGATCTGGGCCACAATTTCAGGAGTTAATGGTTCAACGTAAACTGAATCAGCCATGTCCATATCAGTTTGAATGGTAGCTGGGTTACTGTTCACGAGCACAGTTTCAATACCCTCTTCCTGGAGGGATTTACAGGCTTGAGAGCCTGAATAATCAAATTCAGCGGCCTGACCAATTTGTATTGGGCCTGATCCGATGATTAGTACCTTGTTAATGTCTTTGTCCCGCGGCATTTCTAATCCTCTTTGTCCTCTATATCCCTATAAATCAAATTTAAACTAAAATCTATTATAATCCTATGATTTAATCTAATTTAAACACTTAAAACCTAATAAACATTTTATTCAATACTTTTTAAGGTTTTCCACGAAGTTGTCGAAGTAATAATCAGTGTCGTGTGGTCCGGGTCCAGCTTCTGGATGGTACTGTACACTGGATATGGGGAGTTCCTGGTGTTCTATTCCCTCTACCGTGCCATCGTTAAGGTTTATCTGGGTGACATTTATGGGTAGATCCTCACAGGCTTTATGATCAATGGTGAAACCATGATTCTGGGATGTTATAGAAACTTTACCTGATTTGAGATCCTTAACTGGCTGATTTATTCCCCTGTGTCCGAATTTCATTTTGTAGATCTTGGCACCAAAGGCCATGGAAATTATCTGCTGCCCCAAACAGATACCAAAAATAGGAAGTCTCTCGGAAAGTTTTTGTACGGTTTGGATGGTTTCCCTCACCCTGCTGGGATCCCCGGGTCCACTTGAAACCAGAAGAGCTCCTGGTTCATAGTCCATAATTTCCTGGGATGAAGTATTGTAGGGAAGAAGAACAACACCAATCTCCCTTTTGAGGAGGGCGTTGATACTGTTATTTTTTATCCCGCAGTCTAAGACCACTGCCCGGTCTTTATATTCTTCCCCTAATATTTTGGGTTGGGTCACTGAAACTTTGTCTACCAGGTCAATGTATTCGATTCCGGGCTGATTTTGGGCCATGGCCAGAAGTTCCTCATCATCAATCTCTTCTGTGGCCAGA
This window harbors:
- a CDS encoding cytosine deaminase-like metal-dependent hydrolase (PFAM: Amidohydrolase family) is translated as MIFNKIINSKIIYQRIKYLHEHTFPCMLNIKNGLVLYGPQMEPTQANILIEDNLIVEVSPNASGGKEINAKGCIVSPSLINSHVHMGDSVVKDIGDGESIEKIVKPPNGLKHQLLNSANPQDIINSMRSSLNEMLDTGTSTIVDFREGGVNGISLLEKAGEDIPLRKVILGRHDSFFQPFPHPLSPELGSEIRKNAQKLLESADGVGLSGFAELSEDVVKIITRTCSSEGKLAAIHTAEYEEVQQNSIKTTGKTEVQRALEAGFDILIHVTAPLNLDLDILTETNKSVVCCPRSNGALSVGIPPIKEMWDKGINLLLGTDNLMFNSPNMFREMEYALKVTRGYYREYFPPVEILKMATVNASSALNLNIGCIQEGMLADIMMVEQLSNNPILSLINRTESKNIIGLMTDGNLVYLR
- a CDS encoding carbamoyl-phosphate synthase, large subunit (PFAM: Carbamoyl-phosphate synthase L chain, ATP binding domain; MGS-like domain; Carbamoyl-phosphate synthetase large chain, oligomerisation domain; Carbamoyl-phosphate synthase L chain, N-terminal domain~TIGRFAM: carbamoyl-phosphate synthase, large subunit), with amino-acid sequence MPRDKDINKVLIIGSGPIQIGQAAEFDYSGSQACKSLQEEGIETVLVNSNPATIQTDMDMADSVYVEPLTPEIVAQIIRKEKPDAVLPTMGGQTGLNVATGLEKIGALEGVKVIGSSVQTIKNVEDRDLFDHFMKELNEPVPKAKAVSTLEDALLAVKEIGYPVIVRPAFTLGGTGGGVAHNQQELEEIATRGLDMSYINQVLIDQSVMGWKEFEYEVMRDKNDTCIIVCNMENLDPMGIHTGESIVVAPSQTLSDVDNQRLRNASIKIIRALEIQGGCNIQFAVHPITGEYKVIEVNPRVSRSSALASKATGYPIAKISSKIAVGMTLDEIQNDITKETPASFEPSLDYIITKIPRWPFDKFKGISREIGIQMKSTGEVMAIGRTLEESLHKAIRSLDVGSFGFDTVEFNEEKLKNATDERLFQVYSALKSGMTVKEILDITQIDPFFLHKILNIVEWEKHINSETILQPDVMRKTKKMGFSDRKISQITGLEEDSIRKAREKEGIIPSYKMVDTCAAEFEAKTPYYYGCYEEEDEVTVSDEKKVIIIGAGPIRIGQGIEFDYCCVHAAMALKDTGIETIIINNNPETVSTDYDISSKLYFEPLTLEDVLAIINKENPYGVVVQFGGQTSINLAVPLAMEGVRILGTPHESIDRVEDRERFTEVLNKLEIPQADYGIAHSFEDARKVAERIGFPVLVRPSYVLGGRAMQIVYDDDELREYMTEAVRISPEHPILVDKFLEDAIEIDVDALSDGKEVFIGGIMEHIEEAGVHSGDSACVIPPQSLSKDILKTIKDYTTKLALELDVVGLMNIQYAFKMDEDNPIVYILEANPRASRTVPFVSKAVGVPLAKIAAELMMGKKLKDFGLRDEVKINHVAVKESIFPFIKLPEADSILGPEMKSTGESMGIDENFGVSYYKAQLSAGMELPQKGTIFISVRDADKDKILDIAQKAKELGFKLIATRGTALAVQDQVDIEIIRKISQGSPNIQDAILNKEVAMIINTPSGKQSADDGYYIRRMAVELAIPYVTTLAGARAALNAIENVEKGKIGVKSLNEYHGTA
- a CDS encoding carbamoyl-phosphate synthase, small subunit (PFAM: Carbamoyl-phosphate synthase small chain, CPSase domain; Glutamine amidotransferase class-I~TIGRFAM: carbamoyl-phosphate synthase, small subunit), which gives rise to MQKEAKLALEDGTILKGEGFGYQTIKTGEVVFATGMTGYVESLTDPSYKGQILMSTYPLQGNYGVSKEWFQSNGIKAEGYVVREENPYPSHSHSENSLSGFLEEYKIPGISKIDTRSLTLKIRKYGALNGALATEEIDDEELLAMAQNQPGIEYIDLVDKVSVTQPKILGEEYKDRAVVLDCGIKNNSINALLKREIGVVLLPYNTSSQEIMDYEPGALLVSSGPGDPSRVRETIQTVQKLSERLPIFGICLGQQIISMAFGAKIYKMKFGHRGINQPVKDLKSGKVSITSQNHGFTIDHKACEDLPINVTQINLNDGTVEGIEHQELPISSVQYHPEAGPGPHDTDYYFDNFVENLKKY